In Sandaracinaceae bacterium, one DNA window encodes the following:
- a CDS encoding alpha/beta hydrolase, giving the protein MQEQHLSYESPDALRIHIYRWQKQGAQPKAVLQIAHGMAEHAGRYRRLAEKFCAAGWVVYAHDHRGHGRSIPENGRPGHMADDASWTRAVGDLYAINRMAHAAHPKLPVVILGHSMGSFMVQQLILDHPECVDAVVLSGSNGKPPPIATLGRVVTRLERLRVGYRDTSALLNKLSFDDFNKAFAPTRTTADWLSRDPDEVDKYIDDPLCGFPVSVQTWLDMLDALPALTEPSRLARLPKDLPIYLFAGSEDPVGDRGAGVRRLHGSYRAAGMRNTRCTIYPGARHETLNETNREQVMGDLLEWCEGALRTVTRAAA; this is encoded by the coding sequence ATGCAAGAGCAGCACCTCAGCTACGAGTCGCCCGACGCCCTCCGCATCCACATCTACCGCTGGCAGAAGCAGGGCGCGCAGCCCAAAGCCGTGCTGCAAATCGCTCACGGCATGGCCGAGCACGCGGGGCGCTATCGCCGCCTGGCCGAGAAGTTCTGCGCGGCGGGCTGGGTGGTCTACGCCCACGACCACCGCGGCCACGGCCGCAGCATCCCCGAGAACGGGCGCCCCGGACACATGGCGGACGACGCCTCGTGGACGCGCGCGGTAGGCGACCTCTACGCCATCAACCGCATGGCGCACGCGGCGCACCCCAAGCTGCCCGTCGTCATCCTGGGCCACTCCATGGGCTCGTTCATGGTGCAGCAGCTCATCCTGGACCACCCCGAGTGCGTGGACGCCGTGGTGCTCTCCGGGAGCAACGGCAAGCCGCCGCCCATCGCCACGCTGGGCCGCGTGGTCACGCGCCTCGAGCGCCTGCGGGTGGGCTACCGCGACACCAGCGCGCTCCTCAACAAGCTGAGCTTCGACGACTTCAACAAGGCCTTCGCGCCCACGCGCACCACGGCGGACTGGCTCTCGCGCGACCCCGACGAGGTCGACAAGTACATCGATGATCCGCTGTGCGGCTTCCCCGTCAGCGTGCAGACCTGGCTGGACATGCTGGACGCGCTGCCCGCGCTGACCGAGCCCAGCCGTCTGGCCCGCTTGCCGAAAGACCTGCCCATCTACCTGTTCGCGGGCAGCGAAGACCCCGTGGGTGACCGCGGCGCGGGCGTGCGTCGCCTGCACGGGTCGTATCGGGCGGCCGGCATGCGCAACACGCGCTGCACCATCTATCCCGGCGCGCGCCACGAGACGCTCAACGAGACCAACCGCGAGCAGGTCATGGGCGACCTGCTGGAGTGGTGCGAGGGCGCCCTCCGCACGGTCACACGCGCCGCCGCCTAG
- a CDS encoding PaaX family transcriptional regulator has translation MNVSAKSIILEILSVAPLIHGPSVPVRILVKAADVFEVAENSVRVAIVRLRAEGLVESEDRGQYQLGQAALPIDEQVSRWRLLEGQVQAWDGSWLACFTADLSRTDRPALRRRQQALKMAGFRRLRPGLHVRPANLKGDLAFIGPRLRQLGMEDSAVVFRIAGLEPAEEARARTLWDKKALRAVYRDMKEQLEASSRRIDQMPLEDAVREAFLVGREAVRWVVLDPLLPDELVAADERRALVATLEAYSDRGLDLWSDFLNLEDEG, from the coding sequence ATGAACGTCAGCGCCAAGAGCATCATCCTCGAGATCCTCTCCGTGGCGCCGTTGATCCACGGGCCCAGCGTGCCGGTGCGCATCCTGGTGAAGGCCGCAGACGTGTTCGAGGTGGCCGAGAACAGCGTGCGCGTGGCCATCGTGCGCCTGCGCGCCGAGGGGCTGGTGGAGTCCGAAGACCGCGGGCAGTACCAGCTGGGCCAGGCGGCCCTGCCCATCGACGAGCAGGTCTCGCGCTGGCGCTTGCTGGAGGGCCAGGTGCAGGCCTGGGACGGCAGCTGGCTGGCCTGCTTCACGGCGGACCTCTCCCGCACGGACCGCCCCGCGCTGCGGCGGCGCCAGCAGGCACTCAAGATGGCGGGCTTTCGGCGCCTGCGTCCGGGGCTGCACGTGCGCCCCGCCAACCTCAAGGGCGACCTGGCCTTCATCGGGCCGCGCCTGCGCCAGCTGGGCATGGAAGACAGCGCCGTGGTCTTCCGCATCGCGGGGCTCGAGCCGGCCGAAGAAGCGCGCGCCCGCACCCTGTGGGACAAGAAGGCGCTCCGGGCCGTCTACCGCGACATGAAGGAGCAGCTGGAAGCGAGCTCGCGGCGCATCGACCAGATGCCGCTCGAAGACGCGGTGCGCGAGGCGTTCCTGGTGGGCCGCGAGGCGGTGCGCTGGGTGGTCCTCGACCCGCTCCTGCCCGACGAGCTGGTGGCCGCCGACGAGCGGCGCGCGCTGGTGGCCACGCTCGAGGCGTACTCCGACCGCGGCCTCGATTTGTGGAGTGATTTTCTCAACCTAGAGGACGAGGGCTGA
- a CDS encoding 4a-hydroxytetrahydrobiopterin dehydratase: MPYKRATESEIEAALTTLPGWARGQERIAKTFRFASFAEAFGWMSSVAIVAEKLDHHPEWRNVWATVEVELTTHDCGGLSQGDFLLAAQMDALAAGRART, translated from the coding sequence ATGCCCTACAAGCGCGCCACCGAGTCCGAGATCGAGGCCGCGCTCACCACGCTGCCGGGCTGGGCGCGCGGGCAAGAGCGCATCGCCAAGACGTTCCGCTTCGCGTCGTTCGCGGAGGCCTTCGGGTGGATGAGCAGCGTGGCCATCGTGGCCGAGAAGCTCGACCACCACCCCGAGTGGCGCAACGTGTGGGCCACCGTGGAGGTGGAGCTCACCACGCATGACTGCGGTGGGCTCAGCCAGGGCGACTTCCTGCTGGCGGCTCAGATGGACGCGCTGGCGGCCGGGCGCGCGCG